The Microbacterium horticulturae genome has a window encoding:
- the def gene encoding peptide deformylase, giving the protein MTVRQIRLFGDPVLRSECAPVGDLDDGVHALVDDLVETVQLPGRAGVAAPQIGVGVRAFSYNVDGEIGYVLNPVLVETSGEPELIGEGCLSVPGLWHDVLRYPHAKVTGIDVDGNPIEVEGDGVLAQALQHETDHLDGKLYIDRLESAERRIAMREIRESDWF; this is encoded by the coding sequence ATGACGGTTCGGCAGATCCGCCTCTTCGGCGACCCCGTGCTGCGCAGCGAGTGTGCCCCGGTGGGCGACCTCGACGACGGCGTGCATGCGCTGGTCGACGACCTCGTCGAGACCGTGCAACTGCCCGGCCGTGCCGGCGTCGCCGCGCCGCAGATCGGGGTCGGCGTGCGGGCGTTCAGCTACAACGTGGACGGTGAGATCGGCTACGTGCTCAATCCGGTGCTCGTGGAGACCTCCGGCGAGCCCGAGCTGATCGGGGAGGGGTGCCTGTCGGTGCCCGGTCTCTGGCACGACGTGCTGCGCTACCCGCACGCCAAGGTCACCGGCATCGACGTCGACGGCAACCCGATCGAGGTCGAGGGCGACGGCGTGCTCGCGCAGGCGCTGCAGCACGAGACCGACCACCTCGACGGCAAGCTCTACATCGACCGGCTCGAGTCGGCGGAGCGCCGCATCGCCATGCGCGAGATCCGCGAGTCCGACTGGTTCTGA